The Halogeometricum borinquense DSM 11551 genome window below encodes:
- a CDS encoding FAD-binding oxidoreductase — MTGKSISGEPTEQFEAALYGDLIRPTDADYDDARAVWNGMIDKHPALIVRCQGVADVVAAVNFARENDVLVAVRGGGHNVSGNAVCDDGLVIDLSEMTGVRVDPAAQTAWVQAGATWADLDRETQLFGLATPGGVVSDTGIAGLTLGGGIGHLRCKYGLSCDNLRSVELVTADGEFLTASTDENEELFWGLRGGGGNFGVVTAFEFDLHPVGPDVATCLVFYPGDQLHDCLQAYRAYAESSPDEVSSLTFAGVMPDAELFSADVLHDFKIAFMGCYAGPAGEGESALAPLREFAEPIADFSGTMPYTDFQQLLDEDYPDGMRYYWKSLYLDGLSDSVIERIGHWAEAAPSPLSTVDVWQLGGAIADIDTDESAFAGRHAPFLLGVEANWEDSENDDDNVAWVRDCLDDMRQFSDGSVYLNFPGFFEEGDDMMRTTFGPAYERLAELKDEYDPTNRFSLNQNIVPSGTAQTE; from the coding sequence ATGACGGGGAAGTCAATCAGTGGCGAACCAACAGAACAGTTCGAAGCGGCGTTATACGGTGACCTGATTCGTCCCACCGATGCCGACTACGACGACGCCCGTGCGGTTTGGAACGGGATGATCGATAAGCATCCAGCGCTTATCGTGCGGTGTCAGGGTGTCGCTGATGTCGTTGCCGCCGTGAACTTCGCCCGCGAAAACGATGTTCTTGTTGCGGTTCGCGGTGGCGGACACAACGTTTCGGGGAACGCAGTCTGTGACGACGGCCTCGTTATCGACCTTTCTGAGATGACCGGCGTCAGAGTCGATCCAGCGGCGCAGACGGCGTGGGTCCAAGCCGGTGCCACGTGGGCCGACCTCGACCGCGAGACGCAACTATTCGGACTCGCGACACCCGGAGGCGTCGTTTCGGATACAGGCATTGCCGGGTTGACACTCGGCGGCGGAATCGGTCATCTCCGCTGCAAGTACGGTTTGAGCTGTGACAATCTTCGTTCGGTAGAACTCGTCACTGCCGACGGCGAGTTCCTGACGGCCAGCACAGACGAAAACGAAGAGTTGTTCTGGGGTCTCCGCGGCGGCGGCGGAAACTTCGGTGTAGTCACGGCGTTCGAGTTCGATCTTCACCCGGTTGGACCCGATGTCGCAACCTGTCTCGTGTTCTATCCGGGTGACCAGTTGCACGACTGTCTGCAAGCATACCGGGCGTACGCCGAATCGTCACCGGATGAAGTGAGTTCGCTCACGTTTGCGGGTGTGATGCCCGATGCGGAACTCTTCTCGGCGGACGTTCTACACGACTTCAAAATTGCGTTCATGGGCTGCTATGCGGGTCCCGCCGGAGAGGGAGAGTCCGCGCTCGCTCCACTCCGGGAGTTCGCCGAACCGATTGCTGACTTCAGCGGGACGATGCCGTACACCGACTTCCAGCAACTACTCGATGAAGATTACCCCGACGGAATGCGGTATTACTGGAAGTCGCTCTACCTCGACGGACTCTCCGATTCGGTCATCGAACGGATCGGACACTGGGCTGAGGCAGCGCCTTCACCGCTCTCAACAGTCGATGTGTGGCAACTCGGAGGTGCAATTGCGGATATCGATACCGATGAAAGCGCCTTCGCTGGCCGACACGCTCCGTTCCTCCTCGGCGTAGAGGCCAACTGGGAAGATTCCGAAAACGACGACGACAACGTGGCGTGGGTCCGCGACTGCCTCGATGATATGCGCCAGTTTTCGGACGGATCAGTCTATCTTAATTTTCCGGGCTTCTTCGAGGAGGGCGACGACATGATGCGGACCACGTTCGGCCCAGCGTACGAGCGGTTGGCCGAACTGAAAGATGAGTACGACCCAACGAACCGCTTCAGCCTCAATCAGAACATCGTACCGTCCGGAACTGCACAGACAGAATAG